In a genomic window of Pseudorasbora parva isolate DD20220531a chromosome 24, ASM2467924v1, whole genome shotgun sequence:
- the tmx3b gene encoding protein disulfide-isomerase TMX3 has protein sequence MLFFSRGVMALLRVFSCLLLGPLVGALVQDLDDMFKENRMDDVWLVDFYAPWCGYCKKLEPIWQEVGAELMRSGSPVRVGKMDATAYSGMASEFGVRGYPTIKLLKGELAYNYKGPRTKDDIIDFANRVAGPAVRSLPSRQMFEHVLKRHSVLFLYVGGESPLKEKYIEVASELIVYTYFFSASEDVLTEAVTLPELPSVVVFKDGNYFTYDEYEDGSLSSWVNRERFQSYLPIDGFTLYELGETGKLVAIAVTDEKDPTEQSLRLKALIQRVAAEHRDQFNRDFQFGHMDGNDYINSLIMGEVSVPSLLILNTSNEQYFLPEEPLENLEQMLRFFHSVLDGSAPAHGGDGILQRIKRVAFDARSTVMSVFRSSPLLGCFLFGLPLGVISLMCYGICTAESDDGTEDMELMKTDEEEEEGEEEEQQRLTAGNTDHLAGKLQHKDPSEKKAD, from the exons ATGCTCTTCTTCTCCCGCGGAGTCATGGCGCTGCTCAGAG TGTTCTCCTGTCTTCTCCTCGGTCCGCTTGTCGGGGCTCTGGTGCAGGATCTCGATGACAT GTTTAAGGAGAACCGAATGGATGACGTCTGGCTGGTGGAT TTTTATGCGCCGTGGTGTGGATACTGTAAGAAACTGGAGCCGATCTGGCAGGAGGTCGGAGCCGAACTGATGCGCTCGGGGTCGCCGGTACGGGTCGGCAAAATGGACGCCACTGCATATTCAG GTATGGCCTCAGAGTTCGGCGTGCGAGGATACCCCACCATTAAACT gctaAAGGGCGAGCTGGCATATAATTACAAAGGGCCGAGAACCAAAGACGATATAATCGATTTCGCCAACAGAGTGGCTGG acctGCGGTGCGATCGCTCCCGAGCAGACAGATGTTTGAGCACGTGTTGAAGAGGCACAGTGTGTTGTTTCTGTATGTCGGAGGGGAATCTCCTCTTAAA GAGAAGTACATCGAGGTGGCGTCTGAGCTCATAGTCTACACGTATTTCTTCTCTGCGTCTGAAGATGTTTTAACTGAG GCTGTAACTCTGCCTGAACTGCCCTCAGTTGTCGTCTTCAAAGATGGAAACTATTTCACGTATGATG AATATGAAGATGGCAGCTTGTCCTCCTGGGTGAACCGCGAGCGCTTCCAGAGTTACCTGCCGATCGACGGCTTCACACTTTACGAGCTGGGAGAAACCG GTAAACTAGTGGCGATCGCGGTGACTGACGAGAAGGATCCCACGGAGCAGAGCCTCAG GTTGAAAGCTCTGATCCAGAGAGTGGCAGCGGAGCACCGAGATCAGTTCAACAG GGATTTCCAGTTCGGCCACATGGACGGGAACGACTACATTAACAGTCTGATCATggg TGAGGTGTCAGTGCCCAGCCTCCTCATCCTCAACACCTCTAATGAGCAGTACTTCCTGCCGGAGGAGCCTCTGGAGAACCTGGAGCAGATGCTGCGCTTCTTCCACAGCGTCCTGGACGGCAGCGCGCCG GCTCACGGAGGAGACGGAATACTCCAGAGGATCAAGCGTGTGGCGTTCGACGCCCGATCCACCGTAATG TCGGTGTTCCGCAGTTCTCCGCTGCTCGGTTGtttcctctttggtcttcctctggGTGTGATCAGCCTCATGTGTTACGGCATCTGCACGGCCGAGTCTGACGACGGGACGGAGGACATGGAGTTGATGAAGACggatgaagaggaagaggagggagAGGAGGAAGAGCAGCAGCGACTCACAGCAGGAAACACGGACCACCTCGCAGGAAAGCTCCAACACAAGGACCCCAGTGAAAAAAAGGCTGATTAA